The genome window GGTCACCGTGAACCAGCCGCATGAGAAACTCACAGACATGATCCGGGCCTACCGCGAGAACGGCGGGCAGGGTAAGGCCATCCTTCAGGTCCATCTGTCCTGGGCCCCAACCGAGGACGAGGCCATGGAAATCGCACGCGCCCAGTGGTCCGCAAATTGCCTTACCCCGCCGGAAATCTGGGACTTCAAGCGTCCCTCCGATTTCGAGGAAGCCACACGGAACCTGCCGGAGGACGAACTGCAGAGTACGGTCCAGATCTCCGCCGATCTTGCCGTGCATGCGCAGCGGCTGCGGGAGTTCGCCGATTTGGGCTTCGACGAGTTGTACCTGCACTTTGTCGGCACCGAGCAGAAGCCCTTCATTGAGGCCTTCGCCGAACATGTGCTGCCCGAGGTGCGTTGATGCGCATCACCGACACCTCCGACCTGTGGTGGAAGAACGCCGTTATCTACTGCCTGGACATCGAGACGTTCTGTGATTCCGACGGCGACGGCGTGGGAGACTTCGCCGGCGCCGCCCAGCGGATGGACTACCTGGCCGAACTCGGCGTTACCTGTGTCTGGCTCATGCCCTTCTATCCGTCCCCGCAGCGCGACGATGGCTACGACATCGTCGACTTCTACGGCGTCGATGGACGCCTGGGTACGTTCGGCGACCTGGTGGAGTTTGTCCGCACCGCGAAGGACCGGGGCATGCGGGTGATTGCGGACCTGGTGGTCAATCACACCTCCGACCAGCACCCCTGGTTCCAGCAGGCACGGTCCTCGAAGGACAACCCCTTCCGCGACTTCTACGTCTGGCGCGCGGACCCGCCCCCGGACACCTCGGCCGAGGTGGTCTTTCCGGACAAGGAGAACTCGATCTGGACGAAGGACCCGCAGACGGACGAGTGGTACATGCACCGCTTCTACTCGCACCAGCCGGATCTGAACGTAGCTCATCCGAAAGTCCGCGACGAGATCGCCAAGGCGGTTGGTTTCTGGATGGAGTTGGGGCTTTCGGGGTTCCGCGTGGACGCGGTGCCGTTCTTCCTGGAAACGCAAGGCCTGGATTCACCGGCCGGCGACCCGCACGACTACCTCCGGAACCTGCGCCGGTTCCTGTCGAGGCGGAGCGGCGACGCCGTCCTGTTGGGGGAAGTCAACCTCCCCTACGAGCAGCAGGTGGCCTTCTTCGGGGACGCTGCGGATGAGCTCAACATGCAGTTCGACTTCGTGTCCATGCAGCAGATGTACCTTTCCCTCGCCCGCGGTGACGCCAGACCCCTGGCCCGCACTATCACCGACCGCCCCGCCATCGACGGCGACAACCAGTGGGCAACCTTCGTCCGCAATCACGACGAACTGACTCTCGACAAACTGCTGGATTCCGAACGCCGGGAGGTGTTCGATGCCTTCGGCCCCGAGGAGAACATGCAGGTGTTCGGCCGCGGGCTCAAGCGCCGCCTTCCGCCGATGCTTGCGGGCGACCAGCAGCGCATTCGCATGGTCTACTCACTGCTGTTCTCCCTGCCCGGCACCCCCGTGCTCTTTTACGGGGAGGAGATCGGGATGGGCGAGAACCTCGCGGCGGAAGGCAGGATGGCCGTTCGCACCCCTATGCAGTGGACGCACGAGGAAAGCGCCGGATTTTCCGCCGCCCCGCCAGACAAACTAGTGGCTCCGCTGGTGCAGGGCGAGTTCGGGCCCCAGTCGGTGAACGTGGTGGACGCACGCCGCGATCCGTCGTCGCTCCTGTCATTCATGAGCACTTTGATCCGCCGCTACCGAGAGTGCCCGGAATTGGGTTGGGGCACCTTCAGCCTGATCGATACGCCCGTCCCGTCCGTGCTCGCCCACCGCTGCGACTGGGAGGATCATTCCCTGTTCCTCTTCCACAACTTCGCGGCTGAACCCGCGGAAGTATCCGTGAAACTCAAGGACGGCGACGTGCCCGACGGCGGAGGGGTGCTGACCGAGCTGCTGGAGAACACCATGGCAGACATCTCGGTCGGCGATGAGCTCGAGGTGAAACTGCCTGGTTACGGATACCGGTGGCTGCGGATCCAGGCTCCCGACGCCGGTCGGCTCTGGTAGCGCGGGATGCCGGGCTAGAAGATCGTGGCGAAGAAGCCGGCCCCGATGGACGCAACCATGGCGATGACCAGAAGCCAAACGATCGGGACACGGTACTTGTTGATGAAACCCATAGTAGATCCAGTGTACGAGGGCAGGAGAAGGCATGAGCGACAGCACCGCAGTTGACGAGGTTTGGAAGGACTGGAAGGACGCAGTCAACATGACCGCGTCAGAGCTCGAGAAGTGGCTCGACACCGAAGAGTCCCAGGAGGTGGGCCAGAAGGACGACGGCGGCGAATCGGTCGGCCACGCGTCAGGGCGCCGCATCATCAAGATCCTGGGAACGAAGAAAGCTGACCTCAGCGATTCCGACGCGGAACACATGCGAAAGGTGGTGGGCTATGTTCACCGGCACCTCGCGCAGAAGCCGTCGTCGGACATCGAACACTCGAAGTGGCGCTACTCCCTGATGAACTGGGGCCACGACCCGCTGAAGGACTGAAGCGACAGGCGGCTTCCCGCCGTCGTCGGGTCCCGCCGCTAGTCCTGCGGAGCCAGGAGCGCTTCGCGCGCGGCTGCCAGCCGCTTGAGGCCGTCGGCCGGCCGAATGGGTTCAGGCCAGCGCGGCTGGAGGTGGTCCCCGAGGGTGATCTTGCGTAGGCGTCGCCCGAACATCGGAATGACCCATTCGCGCAGCCAGACCGATTCCTTGCGGACCAGTTCGGTCATAGTGGGACGCTGGCGGGGACGCAGCGGCTTCGACGTGAGCGTATGGTCCACGCCCATGACCCGCAGAACGTGTGCTGCCATGTTCTTGTGGCCGGCCGGTGACATGTGGAGCCGATCGGAATCCCAGTAGCGCGGGTCGTGATACTCGTCGAAGCACCAGTAATCGACCAGCAGCGCATTGTAGGTCTCTGCGATGCGGCGGACGTGCTCGTTGTAGATCCAATTCCGCCGCCGCATAGGCTCCAGCACCGGATGGAGCCGTACATCAAAACCCGTGAACAGGAGGGGGCGCGCACCGGCTGCGGCGATCCGCGCGACCATCTCCTCATAACTCTCCATCAATGGAGTCATGCTGGTACGCAGCTCAAGGATGTCGTTGCCTCCGGCGTAAACGCTCACCAGGGTGGGACGCAGGTCAAGGGCTGGCTGCAATTGCTCATCAATGATCTGCCTCAGCCGCTTGCTGCGAATGGCGAGGTTGGCATACCGCCAGGTGGGATCCTGCTTGCTGAGCTGCTTCGCCACGCGGTCCGCCCAGCCGCGTACACCGTTGGGATAGCGGGGGTCCCAATCCCCCACTCCCTCCGTGAAGGAGTCGCCGATCGCCACAAATAGCCTGGACATTGCTCCACGGTAGGGATCAAGGACGACGGCGGCCGGTCTCCCACGTGTCGGCCAAGGAAAGCGGCGGTGAATTCGGAATATCCAGCGCCCGGAATATCCGCAGCAGAGCCGGCGCTGCGTCCAACATGACTCCTCAGCTTGCAGTGACAGGTTCAACCGGCCACGTGGGTGGTGCCGTGGCACGCGCCCTTGCCGAAGCCGGCCATGAGCAGACGCTCGTCGTCAGGGATTTAGCCAGGGCGCCGCAGCTGCCCGGAGCTCCAGTCGCAGCGGCCAGTTACGCCGACAAGGCGGCCTCCGTGGAGGCACTTCGCGGCAGCCGGGTTCTCTTCATGGTGTCCGGCGCCGAGGCACAGGACCGCGTAGACCAGCACCGGACCTTCATCGACGCCGCCGCAGAGGCGGGCGTGCAGCACATCATCTACACCTCCTTCCTCGCCGCTGCCCCCGATGCCACCTTCACCCTGGGGCGGGACCACTGGGCCACTGAGGAACACATCCGCAACTCAGGTATGAAGTTCACCTTCCTTCGCGACAACTTCTACCTCGATGTCCTCCCGCTCTTCGCCGGCGAGGAGGGAGTCCTTCGCGGACCTGCAGGGAATGGGCGGGTGGCCGCCGTCGCGCGCGCCGACGTTGCCCGCGCCGCCGTCGTCGTACTGAAAGAACCGGGCGCGCACGAAGAGCGCAGCTACGACCTGACCGGACCGGAAGCACTGTCGCTCGCCGAGGCAGCCGAGGTGATTACCCGCGTCACCGGCCGGCCAACGCGCTACGAGAAGGAAACCGTGGAGGAGGCGTATGCCTCCCGGGCGCACTACGGGGTTCCGCAGTGGCAACTCGACGCGTGGGTCAGCACCTACACCGCCATCGCGTCGGGGCAGCTGGCGCAACCGACGACGGCGGTCGAGGAGCTGACCGGGAGACCTCCCCTGACTCTTGAGCAGTTGCTGAAAGGCTAGGAAAAACCCTTGTCACCTGTCAGGGACAGGTCTAGAGTTGTAATCAACCAATTCATTGATAAACAAGCAGGTTGATCATGACGGACGACGAGCTTCTGGACAAGGCCTTCATGGCCCTGGCAGATCCAGCCCGTCGCCGGATCATTGCCCACCTCAGCCGTGGGCCTGCAACGGTCAACGAACTGGCCGAGCCCTTCGAAATCACCAAACAGGCAGTTTCCAGGCATATCCGGGTTTTGGAGCAGGCTGAACTGGTGACGCGCTCACGCGACGCGCAGCGCAGACCCGTTCACCTGAACCCCGCCCGGCTGGAAGCGCTCACAGCGTGGATTGACCAGTACAGGCTTGTCCGTGAGAGCCAGTTCCGCGCACTCGACAACATACTCGAATCAAAGGCGAGCCAAGCAGGCTTCAGCCGCGCACCCAAGGAATGAATCATGAGCAACCCCCTGAAGCTCTCCGTGCCGGAGGGCGTTCCCTTCATCGATTTTGAGCGGGAGTTCGACTTCCCGGTTGAGGCAGTCTTCGAAGCACACCGCAATCCAGAAATGATCAGCAAGTGGCTCGGGCCGAGGAACACCAATATCCAGCTCGACCACTACGACTTCCGCACCGGTGGCAGCTACCGCTACACGCATATCGGCCCTGACGGCCAGCCGTACGTTTTCACAGGCGTCTTCCACACGGTCCGGGAGAACGAATTCGCCATCCAGACCTTCGAGTTTGACGGCTACCCCGACGTTGTCAGCATCGAGTTCATGACGTTCGAGGACCTCGGCGGGGGACGTTCCAAGCTTATCGGCCACTCCGTCTACCCCACCCTCGAGGCACGTGACGGCATGGCGCAATCCGGTATGGAGTACGGCATGAGCGAGGGCTACGAGCGCCTGGACGGACTGTTGTCCTAGGCTCGGTGCATGCGAAGGGACTTCTATCGGGACCAGCTGTCGGCGACAGCTTTCTACAAACTGTTGACGGCCACCGTGATTCCCCGACCCATCGCCTGGGTTTCATCCCGGTCGGAGAGCGGCGTGGACAACCTCGCTCCGCACTCCTTCTTCACGGTGGCCTCAACGGACCCCCCGGTCATCCAGTTCACCTCGGTGGGCGAGAAGGACTCGCTGCGCAACATCCGTGCCACCGGCGAGTTCACCGTTAACCTCACATCCGAGGATCTTTTTGAGCGCGTCAACGCCACCGGGACACCCTTCGGCCCGGAGGTCAGCGAGTTCGACGCCGTTGGCCTGCACCGCGAGGACGGCAAGTTTGTGAGCACGGTCAGGGTGCGCGAATCCCCTGCCGCACTGGAGTGCCGACTACATAGCCTTGTGCCCGTAGGCAACTGCACCCTCGTGTTGGGCGAGGTTGTCCACGCCGCCATCCGCGAGGACGTGCTCGACGACGACCACCCCCGCCCCGATTCACTCCGCCCTTTGGCACGGCTCGGGCGGGATGAGTGGTCAACCCTCGGCGAAGTACGGCGCATCAGCAGGATCCGGCTCCAGG of Arthrobacter sp. JZ12 contains these proteins:
- a CDS encoding flavin reductase family protein is translated as MRRDFYRDQLSATAFYKLLTATVIPRPIAWVSSRSESGVDNLAPHSFFTVASTDPPVIQFTSVGEKDSLRNIRATGEFTVNLTSEDLFERVNATGTPFGPEVSEFDAVGLHREDGKFVSTVRVRESPAALECRLHSLVPVGNCTLVLGEVVHAAIREDVLDDDHPRPDSLRPLARLGRDEWSTLGEVRRISRIRLQDWPGSFAPEGS
- a CDS encoding ArsR/SmtB family transcription factor, whose product is MTDDELLDKAFMALADPARRRIIAHLSRGPATVNELAEPFEITKQAVSRHIRVLEQAELVTRSRDAQRRPVHLNPARLEALTAWIDQYRLVRESQFRALDNILESKASQAGFSRAPKE
- a CDS encoding SGNH/GDSL hydrolase family protein, which translates into the protein MSRLFVAIGDSFTEGVGDWDPRYPNGVRGWADRVAKQLSKQDPTWRYANLAIRSKRLRQIIDEQLQPALDLRPTLVSVYAGGNDILELRTSMTPLMESYEEMVARIAAAGARPLLFTGFDVRLHPVLEPMRRRNWIYNEHVRRIAETYNALLVDYWCFDEYHDPRYWDSDRLHMSPAGHKNMAAHVLRVMGVDHTLTSKPLRPRQRPTMTELVRKESVWLREWVIPMFGRRLRKITLGDHLQPRWPEPIRPADGLKRLAAAREALLAPQD
- a CDS encoding SRPBCC family protein, coding for MSNPLKLSVPEGVPFIDFEREFDFPVEAVFEAHRNPEMISKWLGPRNTNIQLDHYDFRTGGSYRYTHIGPDGQPYVFTGVFHTVRENEFAIQTFEFDGYPDVVSIEFMTFEDLGGGRSKLIGHSVYPTLEARDGMAQSGMEYGMSEGYERLDGLLS
- a CDS encoding DUF3140 domain-containing protein — protein: MSDSTAVDEVWKDWKDAVNMTASELEKWLDTEESQEVGQKDDGGESVGHASGRRIIKILGTKKADLSDSDAEHMRKVVGYVHRHLAQKPSSDIEHSKWRYSLMNWGHDPLKD
- a CDS encoding alpha-amylase family protein; amino-acid sequence: MRITDTSDLWWKNAVIYCLDIETFCDSDGDGVGDFAGAAQRMDYLAELGVTCVWLMPFYPSPQRDDGYDIVDFYGVDGRLGTFGDLVEFVRTAKDRGMRVIADLVVNHTSDQHPWFQQARSSKDNPFRDFYVWRADPPPDTSAEVVFPDKENSIWTKDPQTDEWYMHRFYSHQPDLNVAHPKVRDEIAKAVGFWMELGLSGFRVDAVPFFLETQGLDSPAGDPHDYLRNLRRFLSRRSGDAVLLGEVNLPYEQQVAFFGDAADELNMQFDFVSMQQMYLSLARGDARPLARTITDRPAIDGDNQWATFVRNHDELTLDKLLDSERREVFDAFGPEENMQVFGRGLKRRLPPMLAGDQQRIRMVYSLLFSLPGTPVLFYGEEIGMGENLAAEGRMAVRTPMQWTHEESAGFSAAPPDKLVAPLVQGEFGPQSVNVVDARRDPSSLLSFMSTLIRRYRECPELGWGTFSLIDTPVPSVLAHRCDWEDHSLFLFHNFAAEPAEVSVKLKDGDVPDGGGVLTELLENTMADISVGDELEVKLPGYGYRWLRIQAPDAGRLW
- a CDS encoding SDR family oxidoreductase, with protein sequence MTPQLAVTGSTGHVGGAVARALAEAGHEQTLVVRDLARAPQLPGAPVAAASYADKAASVEALRGSRVLFMVSGAEAQDRVDQHRTFIDAAAEAGVQHIIYTSFLAAAPDATFTLGRDHWATEEHIRNSGMKFTFLRDNFYLDVLPLFAGEEGVLRGPAGNGRVAAVARADVARAAVVVLKEPGAHEERSYDLTGPEALSLAEAAEVITRVTGRPTRYEKETVEEAYASRAHYGVPQWQLDAWVSTYTAIASGQLAQPTTAVEELTGRPPLTLEQLLKG